The genomic stretch CCGACCGAGGGCCCCCGCGCGCGAGGGGTCCCCGTCCCGACGAGGGACGGGGTTTCGCGCGAAGAGAGGGTTTCGGTCGGCCCCGCGTCGGGGGAGCCTTCGAGCGAAGCCCCGCCTCTTCGCCTGGCTCTCGGTTATGCATTGGCCTTCACCGCTGCGTCGTGTTTCGGCGTTGGCGGCATCATCGCGAAGGCGGCGTTCAACGCGGGCGTCCCGCCGTCGTTATTGGCCGAGTGGCGCATCTTGTTTGGTTTTCTCGTCTATGCAGCGATCTTCGTGGTGATCCGTCCTTCGGCATTCCGAGTTCGACGAGCCGATGCGCCGCTCTTCGCCTTGTTCGGCGTCGTTGGCCTCGCTGGAGTCCAGTGGTCCTACTACGAGTCGATCCAACGGCTGCCGGTCGGGGTCGCGGTGGTCATCCAGTACACAGCGCCGGTCCTGTTGCTCATCTGGGCGCGGCTGCGCGGACGCACGGTCGGAAGCCGTCTGTGGCTCGCGGCAGCGCTCGCTCTCGTCGGCTGCTTCTTCGCCGCCGGCGCGTACGACGCCACGCTCTTCCAACTGAACACCGCGGGCGTCGCGCTCTCGGTGCTGTCCGCGTTCATCTTCGCTCTGTACTTCTCGCTCGCCGAGCGGATCCTCAAGCGCTATGACACGCCGACGCTCCTGATCTATGGATTCGGGTTCGCGCTTCTTGCCTGGGCGGCGTTCCGACCGCTGTGGACGCTCCCGTGGACCACGACGCCACCAGAGATCTACGGGCTGCTCGCAGGCGTGATCGTCATCGCGACGGTCATTCCATTCGGCCTCACGCTCGCCGCCGTGAAGCTGATCCCCGCGGCCCGCGTCGGCCTGACCGCCACGATCGAGCCGGTCATCGCGGCGATCGCGGCGTTCCTCGTGCTCGGCGAGCAGCTCGCGTTGCCGCAGATCGCCGGTGGCGCGATCGTGATCGCCGCCATTCTCATCGCGCAGAGTCTTCGTCCGACTGTGGATAGCGTCTAGGCCTGGTAAGAGAGACGGTCTCTGGCCGAATGAAAGGGCGTCGACGGTGAAGGACATAAGCACGGGTCGCGCGTGGGTGCCATCCCAGCTCACCATTTCCGGCGCAGTCGTCGCGTCGATTCTTGTAATGCGCCTTCCGGACGGAATCGCCGTGCGCTTCACGGAATGCCAAGGCCGATCGCCTGGAGTGCGGGAGTGGATGCGTCGGTGGTTTGAGGATCGTCGAGCGAAGTACGAGCGCGAGAAGGCGGGCGAGTTGGCGGTGCCGACAGCGGTGGTCACACTGAGTGTGCAGCGCGCGAAGTCTGGAGGTGAGTACGCCATTGTGGAAGCGTTCTCAGCAACCTCCGAAGCCACTTCGATCCCTGATGATTGGCCGGACGTCCCATACGCCGAGTTGGTTGCGCGAGCGGTCGCATTTCTGAGCTGAGCCAGAATCACGCCAGGCGAGAGAATCTCCACTGATGGGCAAGCTGTATCTCGTCGCGACGCCGATCGGTAATCTCGAGGACGTCTCGCAGCGCGCGCTGCGCATCCTGCAGGAAGCGCACATGGTCGCGTGTGAGGACACGCGACACACGCAGATCCTGCTGCGCAAGCACGAGATCCGCGCGAAGCACCTGACTGCGTACACGGAGTTCAACCACAAGCGACAGGTCGCGGTGCTCGTCGGGCAGCTTGATCGCGGCTGGGACATCGCGCTCGTCTCCGACGCCGGCACTCCCGCACTCTCCGACCCGGGAGAGCAGCTCGTGCGCGCGGCGATCGCGGCAGGC from Candidatus Limnocylindria bacterium encodes the following:
- a CDS encoding EamA family transporter, translating into MAFTAASCFGVGGIIAKAAFNAGVPPSLLAEWRILFGFLVYAAIFVVIRPSAFRVRRADAPLFALFGVVGLAGVQWSYYESIQRLPVGVAVVIQYTAPVLLLIWARLRGRTVGSRLWLAAALALVGCFFAAGAYDATLFQLNTAGVALSVLSAFIFALYFSLAERILKRYDTPTLLIYGFGFALLAWAAFRPLWTLPWTTTPPEIYGLLAGVIVIATVIPFGLTLAAVKLIPAARVGLTATIEPVIAAIAAFLVLGEQLALPQIAGGAIVIAAILIAQSLRPTVDSV